Part of the Camelus dromedarius isolate mCamDro1 chromosome 11, mCamDro1.pat, whole genome shotgun sequence genome is shown below.
AACAGCCTTTAAGAGACAGGCAGAGGCAACGTGGACGACAGATAAGAAGGGAGAACGGAGACAGAGGGAAATCACAGGGATCCCATGTTGGAGAAAGCAGGATGTCATCAATATCCACAGTCAATTCCACCAACATCCCCCTTTAAACAAAGACCTTGAATTTGGAGATTGGGATAAACCCTTAATTTCCCTCTGAAAATAGCGTATGGAACTGATGAATACACTCTGTAGTAATGACACTCTATAAAATgatggaagaaagggaaatataCTATCTTGACCCCAATCCACACCTTCAATTGACCAAAAGATAGGACATTTATGGAAGGGTAGTTAGTTGATTTAGACAGCATCATATGAAGAGTCCAGGGGCAGAAAAATGGCTCTTCTGGGCCTCCTTGAATGACTGCTGTCATGCCCTAGGACCAGGCCTATGAAGCCACACACGCACCCATCAAGCACACAGGACACAAGACAGTTGATTTCCTCTAACTGTGGCACCATCTTCCAGCAATGCCCAAGTGAACCTGATGGACCCTCCATGGGGTTCATTCAGCCTTACTTTAAGGGGTTTTCTGACTGGGTGGCAAGAGGCAGGGCTTGGGGGCTGTTCTCCCTGCTGATGGAAATGCCACTAATAACCAGGATCGTTTCGTCTGCATATGAGATTATCCATTGTTACATAAGCACAGGCTTTACACATCTTCTGACAAGCAATAGGAATTTAAACCCCAACATAAATAACATACTGACccctttaaaaaaggaagacatcCACATAACCCTTCTTGTAGAGAAAGGGGCTTAACTTGTAACAAGTGACTTTttagagaaagataaaaaagagagCTCTGATTTTcagtcacagagcccacaccaaATTTAAGACACCTGCAGTTTAGAGAAGGTCAGCATCAGTTGGCAGGCTGTGACAATCCAGCCCCCACCTCTGAGTACTACATATTCCAACCACCCAGAGAAAGGGTAAAAGTAACTGCAGCTTTACCTGCAGATGATCTGGAAGAGtagaaggcattttttaaaatctggagaaAACTGAGGATTTTGTGATGGAAGAAAGgtgattctgaagtttggaaagacacATAAAAATCCTGAAAGTACTGCTAAGGTACCTCCTTGTGCCAAGGGTCTGGTTAATGCCTTCCAACAGTATTCTGGAACTATTCCAAGTCTACAGGATGGTATTTCCCATGACAATGAGACCAATTTTACGATGAAATCAAAGTCTTTATAAGCTATTTCTATGAAGTGAAGGAGATtcgtaatttttaaaatgcagtcaaGTTACACAGACACAAGAGTGAATTTCTAGACTATGATGGTTGATATGATATTCCTTCATGTGGCACTATGAGAATcataaatatcataaaataaacTTGACAATGGAATTTTTTATTCTTGTTCATATTTTGAGCATTTAGTATGACCACATTTTTTAACCGAAAGATAATTCCTTAAGTCTGCAATATGGTAGAAAAGAGATGTTGGAATACCTCTTAAGAAAACTACAAACAAGTGAAACAGGCAGTTGAAACTGAAATTTTCAACTGAGGAACATCCAATGGGTCTTTCCAAAGTATTAATTTACAAAGTTTTGCAAATTACTGTGACTACACGTTGCCAGCTGGATTAAGTAGAGCTTAGATTTTCAATGATAGTAAATAAGTGTGACGTGCTttgcttaaaaaatttaaatgaagaaatctTTGTCAGGTTCAAGAAACCTTAAATGTCCCTATGTGGGTGGACGTATGAGaagagagacaaagggaaaagCACAGATGAAGTCACCGGGCAGCAGAGACCAGATTCCGCGTTAGGAAACCAGGaaacttgttttctaaattacacTAACATGAGAGTAGAAATGCAAAATAGATACAGTGAGCAATATTTAAGTTACTGGGCAAAAAAAGCGGACCACATCAAAATTTCAATTCTGGCCAGACACTAAACCTAActcaaaataaaatcaacaaaactaacTTAATGGCTTTTAGTTCACTGTAAGCATTTTTACATGGGCCAAGCCAAGTCCCCACCATTTGCTACTAACCATTTATTAAAGGTTCAAGGTCCTGAATCTCATTGAAACAACAGTTTAAACATTAAACAGCCCTCACCAAAACGTCTGACCCCGACATTAACAGAGATGCCCTCAAAAATAACGCCATCTACTTACTAGGTTTCATGGCATTTGGAGCGTTGGAGGGTGCATTCCCCCAGCCTGTGGTCGATGCTCCCGTGTCATCCATTTCACCCCACCCAGGACTGCTTTCGTTTGGCTCACCCCAAGCTGAAGTACCATTATCTGGAGCAGGTGGTGTGCTTTTGCTCCAGACTGTAAAGAAAGGACACGGATCTCTAAGAATGACTTGTTAATAACACCAAAATACCCagtggaggggaaggtgggaagaaGGCACTTCTGTATTCTGTTGGTAGAAATGCAAACAGTCCCACTTTCATGGAGGGCACTTGGCTTTGTCACTTTAATTCTGGCCCAGTGATTCCACTGCCAGGAACTATGCCATAGATATACTTGTAAAAGTAGATGAAATTACATGAACAACAATGTTCCCTCCATCACTGTCAGAAAACACTTGGAAGtgacctaaatatccatcaaaaaGGAACTGGTCAGACTTATCGCGGGTCACCCATTGAATGAATACTACATGCAAagcaattaaaagacagaaatgtatGTGCTAATATGAataatgaaaaaagcaaggtgaaaaagGCAGTGTATATAGTACTATCCCTTCtgtgtaaaaattttaaaggacagATGTATTTTGCTATAGGTATGAACAAAATTTTTGAGTGGGACACAAAATTCTAAGACCTGTGGGGAGAGACCCTAAGGTCTaaggtttctttcatttattattaccttttgcttttctgtacaGTTTGAAGGGTTTTCCtatatgaataaaaaattttttacatgTTAGCAGGTTTTATCCTAGATGTGAATTAATGAGCAATCTTCAattccttcctcattcttttcaatatttttttaaaaagagtgagtTAAAAGTCATCATTTTCTGAATGGTCATACCTGGATCCACTGAACACTAGACCTACTTTGGGGAGTGGAAAATTGAATATTATGATTAATATTAACTAAAAAACCACACACCTGAACATCCCCTCAATGTGTTGAACTATGTGGGGGCATTCAGGGTGACAATGCCAAACTAAGAATGATTACCAGCATTACTTTTAATTTACTAGGTGTGATGTTTCCTATTTGAATAAGGCAGGAAGAACACTTAATTCTGGACAACCAATGATCATGAGGTAACAATCTCCACGTAACGAAGTAATTGTTAAAAATCATCTGGAAAGTGACGGAAACCCTCCAGATCCCAGGTAACTACAGCATTTTCTGATAGTGCAAGAACTTCTCTGCAAGAACAACACAGAACACTTTCCATCGCtggggaaagagaaacagagaatgtGTCCACAGGCAAAACCAGAATGGAAACAAGTCTATTTCTGCtactattttaattctttatttttaaatctagagCATAGCTTGTTTAAGCAGATATAAGTCTTTTGGATTCTGCACACCAAtacaattaccaaaaaaaaaaaattttgggagACTAACCCAGGGATGCCATGTCTTCCTTTTGCCAAGAATGAACATTAAAATGTACTACCAGCATCTGTTATCACTACCACTTTATATAAGGAGAGCTTCTGTTAACACCAGTATAGAGTTAATGTAGGAAAGATTCCCAGAACAAAGCTAAGTGGAATAAATGCAGCTTAATTAAGATGCCTTGGTTTaggatttcttttcttcatcaaAACCTGTGAGAAAAAGCCATTGCCTACCTGATGCTGACTTCCCGGTCATCGGGGTAGGCAGGTTGGGTTCCCGAGGTGCTGGGCCCCCTTGGGAATTCTTATCCCACAGATTCACATTCTTGTAGTTGTAACTGTTAGGGTCTCCCCACGCTGAAGTGCCATCATCAATGTCCATTTTCCGACTAATTGACTGTGGGGATGGCTCTTCCCAACCACTGGGTTCCTCATCCTTAGGGGTTACTGGCTGCGGCCCGCTACTCCAGCTGGAATTGGAAGGTCGTCCATTGCCTGGAGGTGGTGGGGCTGGGCCTCCCCATGAACCAGAAGCCTCTGGCTGTGGTGGCGGTGgctgctgtggctgctgctgctgttggtgCTGTTTATTCCAGGAGTTGGGCTGTCTGCCTGTCTCAGTCCATGCCGGAGACCTTTTGCAATCTTCCCACCCGCCTTTTGAAGCCAGGCTGGCACTACCGCCGTTCCCCCAAGTTCCGATTTCATTCTGCCCTCCTTCACCCCACCCAGACACAGGTTTACTTGCAGAACTTTCCCAATTGCTGTTCTTCGCTTGATCAACCTCCTCTCCCCAACCATTCTTTCCAGAAGTCCATCCTTGATTGGGCTGGcgtccacctccccacccctgatCTTTGCTGGAATTCTCATTCCAAGAGGAAGATGTCTTTTCATCTGGTCGTCCTCCTCCCCAGTTGGAAGAGTTGTTGTTCTTATAGTCATTCCAGCCTCCTGTGTTCTTGGGGTCTTTCCACTCTGTAGAGGCTGAGAGCTCCCCCCATCCAGACTTCATTTGATTGCTTTGGCTGGGTGCATCTCCCCAGCCCCCTGAGTTCTTGGTCTGTGTGGCAGCGCTCTCCCACCCCTCAGTTCCTTTGTCAGATTTCCCCTCAGGCCTTGGCACCTCTTCAATATCCCACACCGTGTCCTGCTTAATTTGAGTTTGGCCCCAGCCAGTGTTTGAGAGCACCCTGGGGTCCAAATCAGTTCGGCTCAAAAGAGTCTGCAAGACAGCCTGACAATCAGGATGTGTGGGCCTGTACGACCGACGGCCAGAATTATGACTGTCGCTACTTCCTGCTTTGTGGTTGCTTCCAGTGCTTTGACCTCCAACTTCACTTCCTGTGGAGCTGGAAGATCTTCCCCAACAGGGAGCCTGGGCATTGCCTTGGTTTTCAGGGAGGGGGTGGCCCTTTTGATTGTCCCATGCTCCAGTGCTAGAATTTGGTTGGTTTGGACCACTCCATTCTCCAATTTTCAACTCATCAGACCCAGTCGGCTGTTTCCATTCTCCCTGAGAGACCCCAGATGTCATTTTGTTCCCTTCACCCCATTTGTTGTCATTAGAGTCCTGAGGGCCAAAGTTCCAGGACCCACCCGTAGACCTGTTACTGTTGTCCCAAGAGTCATTTTTTGACCCAGTTGATTTCTGAACAGAAGCTCCTTTCCAGGAGTCCTCTCTATCCTTTCCATTGTTCCCATTGTTTCCAGAATTGCTTTGTCCAGAGGCTGTGTCAGTTCCAGAAGGCCCCCTAGCTGCACCCCAAGATCCAACACTCCCAGTCTTTCGATCTCCAGTGCTTTGTGAAGGGGCATCAGTGCTCCTGGAGGCGTTCCCCAAGCCCATTCCAAAGGGCATTCCCTTATTCTCCATGGGGTTTGGTGAACTTAAGTTCAAGGAGttagtgtttccattttttggtccATCAGTGTTATGAATTTGAGCCTGTTCTCTGCCAGAGACAACAAAATTAACACCCGCATTTTCCATCTTTGACTGCTGTTCCCTGGATGCCTGACCTACTGTGCTAACCTGTGCACTGGGATTACTAGTATCTGTTTCCAATGCCCCTTTCCTAGAATTTCCTTCTTGGACCAGTGCTGGCCAGGCAGATGGGTTACTATTTGGGTTAAAGTTGCTGAAGCCAGAGCCAGGTCCAATTCTATCCTGACCACTCACATTCCTCCAATTTCCTAGTCCATTGTTGCTCTCTGTAGTAGAGTTGGAAGATTGAACAGATTTAGCCTTAGGGTCAGACTTCCAGACCCCAAGATTACATTCGTTCCCGGAACTCGCAGACTGGCACTGGCTCCCTTTTCCTTTGTTACTAGTGGTGCTTCCTGGCAGAGTGCTCTTCTCAGAGCCAGGGTTCGAGGCACTGTTGTTATCGGTGGTGTTTTCGGAAGAAGACTCAGTGTCTTTGCTGGCAATACAAGGCCACTCTTCCATGTCAGACCCGTCTACAATCACCTTGTCCCAGATGTGAATTGGGTTGGGGGAGGCGCCGTTGTTGGAGGAGGCTCCCGGGCCCCAAGTGGAATTTGCATAATTTGAAGCAGCAGCACCTCCAAGAGTTGACTCTGAGAAAGAGATTGTCTTATCAGTCACAGCTGCACGTGCATCATCTATTTACACCTCGAGCTCAAACTGCCCCTAAGAGAGCTCATCCCATTTCCCCACAAACTAGTTCTCTACAGCTGCCAGCCTTGGTTAATCTTGGCATCACTCCCATCTTAGTcatatcttctttttattttgcctgGTTGGTGTATTTGCTAAATCTACCCCCACAGCACCTCTCAGAGTTATCCCCTTGCCATTCTTATTGACAGAGAAGGGCCTTCCTGGATCTTGAGACAAAGCAGTAACACCTTGCACTTGCTTCACATCTCCAATCCACTCTACACACTCCTGGCTGGAGTAATTTTTCTAAAGCACACCTCTGATTGTATCACTGCTGTATGGAAAGCAACGGACAGTTTCTTATGCACAAGAAGGAAGCTAAACTCTTTGGCCTGAAGTTTGATCAAGATGCTCCACAATCTGGGACCAAATGACTTTTCTAGTCTCATCTTCCACTACTTTCTTTGAAGATGTCTACATCCCACAAATTGTGCCTTCGCAGCCTGGCACCATTCCACGTTGGCAcctactgtttttttccttctgaattcACACACTGAAATTCACCCATCCTTCTGGGCCCAGTTCAAGTGCCATTTCTCCTCGGAAGTTTTTTTGAGCTTATCACCTGAAAATAACCTTTCCCTGTTTAGGGCCATTTTGCTCAGTGTATTGTGTTCACATGTTCCGTCACCAACATTAGCACCTTTCAGGCAGAGACCCTATCCTGCTAACATTTGAATTCTCATGGTGGCCAATGCACGGCTGCTCAGTGAGCATCTGCTGAATGATGAATGCCCACCAGCCAGATGCCAGGGGCAGACAAACATGAATCAGTCTGTGTGCCCAAGGAGCTTAATCTGGTAAGTCAGTCTTCCTCAGCACATACTTTGATGGAATTTACTACATTTGGTGGGGGGGAAAATGACCTGTTTTTAACCCAATAATTTCATCTATACTTACTTTAGTTCCTTTCACCAAATAGCTTTAAATCAATATGAAGTTGATAAAATTCCTACACAGAGCCATATAAAAGTAAGGAAGCAGAGAATCTCAAACTCTTGAGATTAGGAGCCTATTGGTTTTTAAGAATGTAAACAAGAGACTGACTCACACTGGACCCACATCTACGTCTAGGCCTGGCTAGACTCAGCTGCCAAAATGCCCAACACAACCGCCCCCCTCATATTTCCCTTTGCAGCTGGTTACAAGGGGCCAGGAAGGAAGGGCCAGAAGGCCTTTCCCTGCCCGCTTTGCGTCTGGCCTGCCAGCCACAAGAAGCCTCATGAACAGGGCTTATCCCATATGAAGCCTGGGTCACCACCAGCTTTCTTTCCATCTTCACTTTGCACCCAAGACGGTAACAGAATTTTCTAGGCCACTGTATGTTCAAACTCAGAACTAGAATGAAGCATCCTATCGTTAACAACCACCAATTCACTGTCCTTGCCAAGGCTTGATAGTCTTCAAGCTCTGAATTTTAATATAGCctcaaaaaacattttaaggatAAGTGGAAATCTGttaataagctttttaaaaaggggtggggggcattGCTTAGAAGTTCTCGCAAAACTTCCAAGAAAACCCCTCAGCTAAAGATCCCTTATATCTACAAATAGTTTTTAACAAAGTTCAAAATTCAGGGGTCTCTtaagaaatactgattttaaaaatctaataaaagacTACAGAATGGTATTATTTGGTATCCTCCCAAGATTCCACATTATAATCTAAGAGACCATTCTGTCTATACTCCCTGCGTTCTGGGAACAGAAACGTGGGCATCTAAGATTCAGAACAAGCCTGTGCACTAGCCCCACTTCCAATCATACCCTGGGCGCACACCAGTGGTGACAGCTGGAGCCACGGAGGTGCGAACTGTAATGCTCTTgtctgagaaggaaaaaaggccCCGCAGAGTGATGACAAAGAGCAGCAACATTACCCTCTCGGGCCAAGGGCACACACTAAGGCTCAGTTTCACAGGAGAAATGCTGGTACACATTCATCCTGGGACCCTCCCCCATCTTTTGAATAACTCTGATAGTCCATGGAAGTAACAGCTCCCGCGGACTTTGCACGGGCAGTAAGGATGAGGTGCTCCCTCTCTAAAGCTGCTGTGAATTCAGTTCACCGACACGGTTGCTCACCTGGTGCAGTCCCACTCTCACTCTGCAGCAGCGTTCCTGTCACTTGTGCGTTGTTTGGGTTTGCTCCAGGTGCTGTGGAGGGAGgaggccctgccccacccccgagGAGCATGCAGGACGGTGGAGGGGGCTGCCCACGTTTTAGTAACACTTTGTGGTCCTGCTGGCAACGGAATCGCGGCGGCACCTCCCGAGGCATGTAGCGGGCGGCGCTTGGCGGTTGTCCGTTCGGCACTGCCACCCTTTTGGCATTGTTGCCACCATTGACTGGTGGCGATGGAGAGCTGCCAATTGGGCTGGCGGCCGTTGGTTGGCTTAAACTTGGTTTCGTCACTTCGGGCACtgaaagagagagatggggaaagagcctttaaaatcaaatgcatttttctaaagattatttttaagaaaacttacaTGAGACCAAATCCATTAAGACAATTCTTGTTTTCTCTTATCCTGAAGGGACACGGTCTTTCCAGATTCCCCACCATCTTCAGTTTATTGAAGGCGGGGAAGGGGCAAGGAGTGATGGTGACAAGGATTCAAAGACTGCTATATCGTGGAATTACATTCCATTAACTAAGGAGGAGAGGGAATCAACCACCATTCACTCCCCTAAATCAATGGTGGACCTCCCTGAAGGGCTGCCTAGCAGGTCTAAGGATGTCTATGGACCCCAGGCAAGATCCCTAGTAAAGAGTCAAGGCTCTCAGCCCAAGGGCCCTTCCCCTTCATCCACATTCTTAAAGATCTACCTGTGAGAAACTTTTCCTGACATCCCTGGACTAGGTATGCTAAGCACCCCTCAGTTGTGCTCCTGGACCATGCTGTCCATCTCTACCACTGAATTAACCAAGTTATATTGCAATTCTCCACTTACAGACCCTTCTCCCCACCAGGCCATAAGTCCTGCAATGGCAGGAACttatctttcatctttttttcttagtgcctggcacagagtagaccCCTACAGGGAATCCCAGGCCTAGAGAATCACAAAAACAACTTGGTTTTGGTTTCTACAGCCATCTGAGCTCAAAGACTCTTGCTTGGCACTCTGTGTAAATATTAGAAATGctataaatcttttttcttttgtccaaAAAGATTTGTTTTCAAGTGTACCTTATGTTTTTTCCAACtcttcatttgaaataaaaatttcaaaatgtagacacTTTCTCTATTTACTTAAATAACTGATATTTTATCTTACTTTAAAAGTGGCAAACAGGAAGTATGGGAACATGTGAGACCCATACCCACAGTTAAAGTGCCCTTTGACTTTCCCCTCGACCCTACAGAGAATGTTCTTCTGGGTTGGTACCTCCTTTGCTTCATCCTACCAAAAGACTGCCACCCTTTCCAAGCAAATCTACCTGGCAAATAGAGGCTGGCAGTATTACAGGAACTATCACTGAACCTAGTAATTCAGATGATTCTGAGGCCAAAGTCCCTGACACCCAGAGTAGCGTGTAGGCCAGCTCTGGTGGCAGTACTGCTCTTAATGCTGACATGATGCTGGGCCAGCAGGTTGCTTGCTGAACTGAGGAGAGAGATACGTCATCAGAAATCAGGGGCCCAATCTATGGACACTGGTGAGTACTGAGAGTAACAGGAAAAAAGAGCAGGAGCCTGAAGTAACTTCAAGGTAACCCCTGGGTCTAACCTTAGTCAATCATGAGTTAGGACTGGGCCTCCCAGAAAGGAAGGGAGGTCAGAGGATCCACAGTCTGATGAGcagaataaacatatattttaaaataaattggtcATTGTCTAACATTATTGATATAGTACCTTTGGCATGACCTACAATAGCCAATGGATAAGTAACTGATAAATGAATGACTAAAGATGAATTCTTTAAAGATTCATTTTCTATCTGTGCCTGGACGATTCCGCAGCACATGGCATTTTTCCCAATCCCCTTTCCTCTTATTATGAAGCCGACAAAGGCTGGGAGGAGTCTTCCAACTAGTTTTT
Proteins encoded:
- the TNRC6B gene encoding trinucleotide repeat-containing gene 6B protein isoform X4; protein product: MQTNEGEVSEESSSKVEQEDFVMEGHGKTPPPGEESKQEKEQEREEQLMEDKKRKKEDKKKKEATQKVTEQKTKVPEVTKPSLSQPTAASPIGSSPSPPVNGGNNAKRVAVPNGQPPSAARYMPREVPPRFRCQQDHKVLLKRGQPPPPSCMLLGGGAGPPPSTAPGANPNNAQVTGTLLQSESGTAPESTLGGAAASNYANSTWGPGASSNNGASPNPIHIWDKVIVDGSDMEEWPCIASKDTESSSENTTDNNSASNPGSEKSTLPGSTTSNKGKGSQCQSASSGNECNLGVWKSDPKAKSVQSSNSTTESNNGLGNWRNVSGQDRIGPGSGFSNFNPNSNPSAWPALVQEGNSRKGALETDTSNPSAQVSTVGQASREQQSKMENAGVNFVVSGREQAQIHNTDGPKNGNTNSLNLSSPNPMENKGMPFGMGLGNASRSTDAPSQSTGDRKTGSVGSWGAARGPSGTDTASGQSNSGNNGNNGKDREDSWKGASVQKSTGSKNDSWDNSNRSTGGSWNFGPQDSNDNKWGEGNKMTSGVSQGEWKQPTGSDELKIGEWSGPNQPNSSTGAWDNQKGHPLPENQGNAQAPCWGRSSSSTGSEVGGQSTGSNHKAGSSDSHNSGRRSYRPTHPDCQAVLQTLLSRTDLDPRVLSNTGWGQTQIKQDTVWDIEEVPRPEGKSDKGTEGWESAATQTKNSGGWGDAPSQSNQMKSGWGELSASTEWKDPKNTGGWNDYKNNNSSNWGGGRPDEKTSSSWNENSSKDQGWGGGRQPNQGWTSGKNGWGEEVDQAKNSNWESSASKPVSGWGEGGQNEIGTWGNGGSASLASKGGWEDCKRSPAWTETGRQPNSWNKQHQQQQQPQQPPPPQPEASGSWGGPAPPPPGNGRPSNSSWSSGPQPVTPKDEEPSGWEEPSPQSISRKMDIDDGTSAWGDPNSYNYKNVNLWDKNSQGGPAPREPNLPTPMTGKSASDSKSMQDGWGESDGPVTGTRHPSWEEEDDGGVWNTAGSQGSASSHNSASWGQGGKKQMKCSLKGGNSDSWMNPLAKQFSNMGLLSQTEDNPSSKMDLSVGSLPEKKFDVDKRAMNLGDFNDIMRKDRPGFRPPNSKDMGTTDSGPYFEKGGNHGLFGNSTAQSRGVHTPVQPLNSSPNLRAQVPPQFISPQVSASMLKQFPNSGLNPGLFNVGPQLSPQQIAMLSQLPQIPQFQLACQLLLQQQQQQQLLQNQRKLSQAVRQQQEQQLARMVSALQQQQQQQQQQQRQPSMKHSPSHPVGPKPHLDNMVPNALNVGLPDLQTKGPIPGYGSGFSSGGMDYGMVGGKEAGTESRFKQWTSMMEGLPSVATQEASLHKNGAIVAPGKTRGGSPYNQFDIIPGDTLGGHTGPAGDSWLPAKSPPTNKIGSKSSNASWPPEFQPGVPWKGIQNIDPESDPYVTPGSVLGGTATSPIVDTDHQLLRDNTTGSNSSLNTSLPSPGAWPYSASDNSFTNVHSTSAKFPDYKSTWSPDPIGHNPTHLSNKMWKNHISSRNTTPLPRPPPGLTNPKPSSPWSSTAPRSVRGWGTQDSRLASASTWSDGGSVRPSYWLVLHNLTPQIDGSTLRTICMQHGPLLTFHLNLTQGTALIRYSTKQEAAKAQTALHMCVLGNTTILAEFATDDEVSRFLAQAQPPTPAATPNAPAAGWQSLETGQTQPDPVGPALNLFGGSTGLGQWSSSAGGSSGADLAGASLWGPPNYSSSLWGVPTVEDPHRMGSPAPLLPGDLLGGGSDSI